DNA from Ignavibacteria bacterium:
ATAACAATGAAAAATTTCAAATTAAAAATGAAAAGTTGTTTTGAAATTGATTTACGGATTACGAATTACCAATTGCTAATGATTGTGATTGGTATTTTCTCCTTGTTCTCTACGCGTTGCTCTCCGCTTTATGCTCAAACCGATGATGCGCAGAACATTCTCAAAAAACTTTCAGCGAAATACGAAACAATCAACGATGCAACGTTCGATTTTTCGCAAACGATACGCATTGGCGTGATGAAACGCGAGCAATCGTTTGAAGGAACACTGATGATGAAACGGGGAAAAAAATACCGTATCGAACTTGAGCAGCAGATAGTTGTAACCAACGGAAACATTGTTTGGTCGTATTCGAAAGCGAATCAGCAAACGTTGATTGATTCCATGCGCGACGACCCGAAAAATTTTTCACCCGAAAAAATTTTACTGCAGGTGCCGGAAAATTTTAATTCAATATTTTTGAAAACGGAAAAACTCGACGGCAAACAAATGAGTGTTCTGAAATTGACTCCGAAAGACGTTCGTTCGTTTATTGCTTCGATGAAAATATG
Protein-coding regions in this window:
- a CDS encoding outer membrane lipoprotein carrier protein LolA, with the protein product MKNFKLKMKSCFEIDLRITNYQLLMIVIGIFSLFSTRCSPLYAQTDDAQNILKKLSAKYETINDATFDFSQTIRIGVMKREQSFEGTLMMKRGKKYRIELEQQIVVTNGNIVWSYSKANQQTLIDSMRDDPKNFSPEKILLQVPENFNSIFLKTEKLDGKQMSVLKLTPKDVRSFIASMKIWFDATDSLMKKAEVIDVNDNFTQYVVKKISLNNNIDDAAFHFTIPEKSEVIDLR